A window from Leguminivora glycinivorella isolate SPB_JAAS2020 chromosome 16, LegGlyc_1.1, whole genome shotgun sequence encodes these proteins:
- the LOC125234789 gene encoding ejaculatory bulb-specific protein 3-like isoform X1, translated as MLKDILAWESPKINMKSCIVFACLLAAVCAADKYNSKYDNFDVETLITNDRLLKSYINCFLDKGRCTPEGTDFKKTLPEAVETTCAKCTEKQKGNIKKVIKAIQTRHPRQWDELVKKNDPTGKYIANFNKFIES; from the exons ATGCTTAAGGATATTTTGGCTTGGGAGTCTCCGAA AATCAATATGAAGAGCTGTATCGTGTTCGCTTGCCTGCTGGCCGCGGTGTGTGCCGCCGACAAGTATAACTCCAAATACGACAATTTCGATGTGGAGACGCTGATCACGAACGACAGACTACTGAAGTCGTACATCAATTGTTTCTTGGATAAGGGTCGCTGCACACCTGAGGGCACGGATTTCAAAA AGACCCTGCCCGAAGCTGTAGAGACGACATGCGCAAAATGCACAGAAAAACAGAAGGGCAACATCAAAAAGGTGATCAAGGCGATCCAGACCCGACACCCGAGGCAGTGGGACGAGCTCGTCAAGAAAAACGACCCTACTGGCAAATACATTGCCAACTTCAACAAGTTCATTGAAAGCTAA
- the LOC125234789 gene encoding ejaculatory bulb-specific protein 3-like isoform X2: MKSCIVFACLLAAVCAADKYNSKYDNFDVETLITNDRLLKSYINCFLDKGRCTPEGTDFKKTLPEAVETTCAKCTEKQKGNIKKVIKAIQTRHPRQWDELVKKNDPTGKYIANFNKFIES, from the exons ATGAAGAGCTGTATCGTGTTCGCTTGCCTGCTGGCCGCGGTGTGTGCCGCCGACAAGTATAACTCCAAATACGACAATTTCGATGTGGAGACGCTGATCACGAACGACAGACTACTGAAGTCGTACATCAATTGTTTCTTGGATAAGGGTCGCTGCACACCTGAGGGCACGGATTTCAAAA AGACCCTGCCCGAAGCTGTAGAGACGACATGCGCAAAATGCACAGAAAAACAGAAGGGCAACATCAAAAAGGTGATCAAGGCGATCCAGACCCGACACCCGAGGCAGTGGGACGAGCTCGTCAAGAAAAACGACCCTACTGGCAAATACATTGCCAACTTCAACAAGTTCATTGAAAGCTAA
- the LOC125234789 gene encoding ejaculatory bulb-specific protein 3-like isoform X4, with translation MRVFLFCLLVSFVVSEEYYNRRYDYFDVETLVENPRLLQKYMECFLDKGPCTPVGIVFKRVLPELVATGCAKCSPSQRRFAKRTFEAFKRDLPENHAELKKKIDPTNQNYDNFERKIADA, from the exons ATGAGAGTGTTTCTGTTTTGCTTGCTCGTTTCTTTTGTTGTGTCTGAAGAGTATTATAATAGGAGATACGACTATTTCGACGTCGAGACGTTGGTGGAGAATCCTAGGCTCCTGCAGAAATATATGGAATGCTTCTTGGATAAAGGACCTTGTACTCCAGTAGGAATAGTCTTcaaac GGGTCCTTCCAGAATTAGTGGCCACAGGCTGTGCCAAGTGTTCCCCGTCGCAACGACGCTTCGCCAAGCGTACCTTCGAGGCGTTCAAACGAGACCTACCAGAGAACCACGCCGAGCTGAAGAAGAAGATAGACCCTACTAACCAGAACTACGACAACTTTGAAAGGAAAATCGCTGATGCTTAA
- the LOC125234789 gene encoding ejaculatory bulb-specific protein 3-like isoform X3 translates to MRVFLFCLLVCFVVSEEYYNRRYDYFDVETLVENPRLLQKYMECFLDKGPCTPVGIVFKRVLPELVATGCAKCSPSQRRFAKRTFEAFKRDLPENHAELKKKIDPTNQNYDNFERKIADA, encoded by the exons ATGAGAGTGTTTCTGTTTTGCTTGCTCGTTTGTTTTGTTGTGTCTGAAGAGTATTATAATAGGAGATACGACTATTTCGACGTCGAGACGTTGGTGGAGAATCCTAGGCTCCTGCAGAAATATATGGAATGCTTCTTGGATAAAGGACCTTGTACTCCAGTAGGAATAGTCTTcaaac GGGTCCTTCCAGAATTAGTGGCCACAGGCTGTGCCAAGTGTTCCCCGTCGCAACGACGCTTCGCCAAGCGTACCTTCGAGGCGTTCAAACGAGACCTACCAGAGAACCACGCCGAGCTGAAGAAGAAGATAGACCCTACTAACCAGAACTACGACAACTTTGAAAGGAAAATCGCTGATGCTTAA
- the LOC125234790 gene encoding ejaculatory bulb-specific protein 3-like isoform X2, with amino-acid sequence MKFFIALATLVVLATGQDTYTTENDDLDIDALVNNPEQLKAWFNCFVDKSPCDKVQANFKADMPEAIQQACTKCTEAQKVILKKFLASLKEKAPADYEVYRQKYDPENKYFGPLDKALA; translated from the exons ATGAAGTTCTTCATCGCTCTTGCTACCCTGGTAGTCCTGGCCACTGGCCAAGACACCTACACCACTGAGAACGACGACCTGGACATCGACGCCCTTGTCAACAACCCGGAACAACTGAAGGCTTGGTTCAACTGCTTCGTGGACAAGAGCCCGTGTGACAAGGTCCAGGCCAACTTTAAAG CCGACATGCCCGAAGCCATACAGCAAGCTTGCACTAAATGCACGGAGGCACAGAAGGTGATCCTGAAGAAATTCCTCGCAAGCCTTAAGGAGAAGGCTCCCGCCGACTACGAGGTCTACAGACAGAAGTACGACCCAGAAAACAAGTATTTTGGACCGTTGGATAAGGCTCTTGCTTAA
- the LOC125234790 gene encoding ejaculatory bulb-specific protein 3-like isoform X1, whose product MVLQLFRMKFFIALATLVVLATGQDTYTTENDDLDIDALVNNPEQLKAWFNCFVDKSPCDKVQANFKADMPEAIQQACTKCTEAQKVILKKFLASLKEKAPADYEVYRQKYDPENKYFGPLDKALA is encoded by the exons CTATTCAGAATGAAGTTCTTCATCGCTCTTGCTACCCTGGTAGTCCTGGCCACTGGCCAAGACACCTACACCACTGAGAACGACGACCTGGACATCGACGCCCTTGTCAACAACCCGGAACAACTGAAGGCTTGGTTCAACTGCTTCGTGGACAAGAGCCCGTGTGACAAGGTCCAGGCCAACTTTAAAG CCGACATGCCCGAAGCCATACAGCAAGCTTGCACTAAATGCACGGAGGCACAGAAGGTGATCCTGAAGAAATTCCTCGCAAGCCTTAAGGAGAAGGCTCCCGCCGACTACGAGGTCTACAGACAGAAGTACGACCCAGAAAACAAGTATTTTGGACCGTTGGATAAGGCTCTTGCTTAA